The following are encoded together in the Thalassomonas haliotis genome:
- a CDS encoding LysR family transcriptional regulator: MNVSFEQLKSMVVFAQVIEQGSLSAAAKHLGLSRAVVSYHIKKLESSLGLKLLNRSTRSFTMTEAGQQYYYHCRTIAEQAQAANQQIENFKQEPEGLLKITCPVNVGLQTIVPALNEFKALYPKIELDVMLTDEVVNIIQEGIDLAIRGAPLADSGLQATKLSTLATCLCGSGEYFRKHGRPATPAELGQHQWVIYKLTSGVLTLSKGSKSYSIKTQGNISTNNAAARTAFVEGGHGLGRIPLYDALPKIKSGALEQVLADYALPDIEVYGVYPPGGASAKKLRLLIDYLKEYLLKEEKRAVL; encoded by the coding sequence CTTTTGAACAGCTAAAAAGTATGGTGGTTTTTGCCCAGGTGATTGAACAGGGCAGCTTAAGCGCCGCGGCCAAGCACTTGGGCTTGTCACGCGCCGTGGTCAGCTACCACATCAAAAAGCTTGAATCGTCTCTGGGATTAAAATTACTCAACCGCTCCACCCGCAGCTTTACCATGACCGAAGCCGGGCAGCAGTATTATTATCATTGCCGTACGATTGCCGAGCAGGCCCAGGCCGCCAACCAGCAAATTGAAAATTTCAAACAGGAGCCCGAAGGCTTACTCAAGATCACCTGCCCGGTGAATGTCGGTTTGCAAACCATAGTACCGGCCCTGAATGAGTTTAAGGCTTTATATCCGAAGATAGAGCTGGATGTGATGTTAACCGATGAAGTGGTCAATATCATCCAGGAAGGCATAGACCTGGCTATCCGGGGCGCCCCGCTGGCTGACTCAGGTCTGCAGGCGACTAAGCTGTCCACCCTGGCCACCTGCCTGTGCGGCTCAGGCGAATATTTCAGAAAACATGGCCGGCCCGCCACGCCGGCGGAGCTGGGGCAACATCAGTGGGTGATTTATAAACTGACCTCAGGTGTGCTGACCCTGAGCAAAGGCAGTAAAAGCTACAGCATCAAAACTCAGGGCAATATCAGCACCAACAATGCCGCCGCCAGAACCGCTTTTGTCGAAGGGGGCCATGGCCTGGGGCGCATTCCCCTTTACGATGCCCTGCCGAAAATCAAAAGCGGTGCGCTGGAGCAGGTGTTGGCGGATTACGCCTTGCCGGATATTGAGGTTTACGGGGTTTACCCCCCCGGCGGCGCAAGCGCAAAAAAACTCAGGTTATTGATTGATTATCTTAAGGAGTACTTGCTCAAAGAAGAAAAAAGAGCCGTTTTATAA
- a CDS encoding DUF3012 domain-containing protein, which yields MKKIILALSASFLLAACAPEVGSEKWCAQMKEKPKGDWTATEAKDYAKHCLFK from the coding sequence ATGAAAAAAATAATATTGGCACTGAGTGCATCTTTTTTACTGGCGGCTTGTGCGCCGGAGGTGGGCAGTGAAAAATGGTGTGCCCAGATGAAGGAAAAACCTAAAGGCGACTGGACTGCTACCGAAGCCAAAGATTACGCTAAGCATTGTTTATTTAAATAA
- a CDS encoding GNAT family N-acetyltransferase → MAINIRNFHSGDARALTDIFYTSIHQVARQYYSQAEINQWAPLPIDYPLWQTKFQQMLPYVAELANQLVGFMTLTDDGLIGLAYSHPGHQKKGIATALYRHLETQSRRLGLKTLTVNASYLAKPFFAKQGFVVSRKNEISRNGEILINWSMEKHLL, encoded by the coding sequence TTGGCTATTAACATCCGAAATTTCCACTCTGGTGACGCCAGGGCGCTCACCGATATTTTTTATACCAGTATCCATCAAGTTGCCCGCCAGTATTATAGTCAGGCGGAGATAAACCAATGGGCGCCTTTGCCGATTGACTACCCGCTGTGGCAAACGAAATTTCAGCAAATGTTGCCTTATGTGGCCGAGCTGGCTAATCAGCTGGTCGGCTTTATGACTTTGACAGATGACGGTTTGATCGGCCTGGCCTATAGCCATCCCGGGCACCAGAAAAAAGGCATAGCCACGGCACTATACCGCCATCTGGAAACTCAGTCGCGGCGGCTGGGGCTAAAAACCTTAACTGTTAATGCCTCTTACCTGGCAAAGCCGTTTTTTGCCAAACAGGGTTTTGTTGTGAGCCGCAAAAATGAAATTAGCCGTAACGGCGAGATACTTATCAATTGGTCGATGGAAAAACATCTGCTGTAA
- a CDS encoding GNAT family N-acetyltransferase has product MEQIILKTPRLILRPFLAADADQVQLLAGDKRVAETTLHIPHPYLDDMAGQWISGHPEHWQNKTAVIYAVTDKVTGHLMGTMSLVDIQGDEAELGYWLGIDYWRHGYATEAAKALADFAFSSLGIKKLTADHLLDNPASGKVMEKIGMSYQHNIQKLDRYGRLADVKVYHLFKAQ; this is encoded by the coding sequence ATGGAACAAATCATTCTTAAAACCCCCAGGCTTATTTTAAGGCCGTTTCTGGCTGCCGATGCCGATCAGGTCCAGTTGCTGGCCGGGGATAAGCGGGTAGCCGAAACCACCTTACATATTCCCCACCCTTACCTCGACGATATGGCCGGGCAGTGGATTTCGGGGCATCCGGAGCACTGGCAAAATAAAACGGCGGTAATTTATGCCGTTACCGATAAGGTGACTGGCCATCTGATGGGGACTATGTCCCTGGTGGATATTCAGGGAGATGAAGCCGAATTGGGTTACTGGTTGGGGATTGACTATTGGCGGCACGGGTATGCCACCGAAGCGGCCAAGGCGCTGGCGGACTTTGCCTTTTCTTCCTTGGGGATAAAAAAACTGACTGCCGATCACCTACTCGATAACCCGGCTTCGGGCAAAGTGATGGAAAAAATTGGTATGAGTTATCAGCATAATATTCAAAAACTCGATCGCTACGGCCGTCTGGCCGACGTGAAAGTGTATCACTTGTTTAAAGCGCAATAA
- a CDS encoding amidohydrolase family protein, with the protein MPTITSKLSMLSLAVAMAFSAVPAFAGESDDNKQDKPSWSVNEPQGQFTTASIDVTQGTWMNIDLSPDGKTLVFDLLGDIYTMPVSGGEATPLMTDIAWQMQPKFSPDGQYIAFTSDEDGGDNLWIMNRDGSNAQAVSKETFRLLNSPAWSPDGNFLVGRKHYTSGRSLGAGEVWMYHKTGGQGVMLTKRPNDQKDLGEPAFSHDGKYIYFSQDATPGKTFHYSKDSEKGIYKIKRLELETGEIKVVLSGKGGAIRPTPSPDGRYLAYISRDDFQSNLYLYDLTNGEETLVYKGLERDMQETWAIHGVYPTMAWTPDNKGIIFWAGGKINRLDLKSKKAEVINFHVKTEKKIQTALRFQQDINPDAFNVNMLRDVQVSPDGRSVIFEAMGHIYRRSLPDGKPKRLTKQKDHFEFNPSFSRDGKKVVYVSWDDNKQGQVRVVSARGGKGKVILDEPGKYIEPSFSPDGKKVVFRKVSGGYITPKKWGLNPGIYSVSSKGGEMKLVTEDGLRPHFGDRSDRIYVLRHNEIPQLARIDLDGQHDQTIYQGKFATEYKVSPDGKYLAFAERFKVFVTPLVERGEVIEIGPGAKNLPVRQLSVRAGEGINWHKGSDEIYWSLGADLYQAELDGLFALAADEEQEKAEGDDKAKDAAVTPKTTYLGFKKKADKPSGKVAFVGGKVITMEGEQIINNGVVLVEGNTITAVGQQGQISVPQDAKVIDISGKTLMPGLIDAHAHGPQGNNELIPEQNWSNYAELALGVTSIHNPSYDTSEFFAASEMQKSGQIVAPRLFSTGTILYGATAAGYTAHVDNLDDAKFHVERLKKAGAFSVKSYNQPRRDQRQQFVQAARELEMMVVPEGGSLLQHNLTMVVDGHTTLEHSIPTANIYDDVKQLWSHSEMAYTPTLGVAYGGIWGEHYWYETTDVWRHPRLSRYVPDEILDGRSMRRTKAPEHHYNHVNVATVAKDLQDLGIKVNSGGHGQREGLAMHWEMWMMAQGGMTPLQAIRTATIAPAESLGLGSQLGSLKAGKLADMIVVDGDIAKDIRLSDKISYTMINGRLYDAETMNEIGNYDNERAKFYFE; encoded by the coding sequence ATGCCGACAATAACTTCCAAATTGTCCATGCTGTCCCTTGCTGTGGCCATGGCTTTTTCTGCTGTACCGGCGTTTGCCGGTGAAAGCGACGATAACAAACAAGACAAACCCAGCTGGTCGGTGAACGAACCGCAAGGCCAGTTTACCACTGCTAGCATCGATGTGACCCAGGGCACCTGGATGAATATCGACCTTAGCCCGGACGGTAAAACCTTAGTGTTTGACTTACTTGGTGATATTTATACCATGCCGGTTTCCGGCGGTGAAGCCACTCCCTTGATGACAGACATTGCCTGGCAAATGCAGCCGAAATTCAGCCCGGACGGTCAGTACATTGCTTTTACCTCGGATGAAGACGGCGGCGACAATTTGTGGATCATGAACCGTGACGGCAGCAATGCCCAGGCCGTGTCCAAAGAAACCTTCCGTTTGCTGAACAGTCCCGCCTGGTCGCCGGACGGCAATTTTTTAGTCGGCCGCAAGCATTATACCAGCGGCCGCTCCCTTGGCGCGGGTGAAGTCTGGATGTACCATAAAACCGGCGGTCAGGGGGTAATGCTCACCAAACGTCCCAACGATCAAAAAGATCTCGGCGAACCGGCTTTTTCCCATGACGGCAAGTATATTTATTTCTCCCAGGATGCCACGCCGGGCAAAACTTTTCATTACAGCAAAGACTCGGAAAAAGGCATCTATAAAATCAAACGCCTTGAGCTGGAAACCGGTGAAATCAAAGTCGTGCTTTCGGGTAAAGGCGGCGCGATTCGTCCGACCCCGTCTCCCGATGGCCGTTACCTGGCGTATATCAGCCGGGATGATTTTCAGTCCAACCTTTATTTATATGACTTAACAAACGGCGAAGAAACCTTGGTTTATAAGGGATTGGAGCGGGATATGCAGGAAACCTGGGCGATTCACGGCGTATACCCGACCATGGCCTGGACTCCGGACAATAAAGGCATTATTTTCTGGGCCGGCGGCAAGATCAACCGTTTGGATCTGAAAAGTAAAAAAGCCGAAGTGATCAACTTCCATGTGAAAACCGAGAAGAAAATCCAAACGGCGCTGCGCTTCCAGCAGGATATCAATCCGGATGCCTTCAACGTTAACATGCTGCGGGATGTACAGGTTTCCCCCGATGGCCGCAGTGTTATTTTCGAAGCCATGGGACATATCTACCGCCGCAGCCTGCCTGACGGTAAACCTAAGCGTTTGACCAAGCAAAAAGATCATTTTGAATTTAATCCCAGTTTTTCCCGTGACGGTAAAAAAGTGGTATATGTCAGCTGGGACGATAATAAACAGGGCCAGGTACGTGTTGTTTCCGCCCGCGGCGGTAAAGGCAAGGTGATACTGGATGAGCCGGGGAAATATATCGAACCCAGCTTTTCTCCCGACGGTAAAAAAGTGGTCTTTAGAAAAGTCTCCGGCGGTTATATCACACCGAAAAAATGGGGCTTAAATCCGGGCATCTACTCGGTTTCCAGCAAAGGCGGCGAGATGAAGCTGGTAACCGAAGATGGCTTGCGGCCACATTTTGGTGATCGCAGTGACCGTATTTATGTGCTGCGTCATAACGAGATCCCGCAACTGGCGAGAATCGACCTTGACGGCCAGCATGATCAAACCATCTACCAGGGTAAATTTGCCACCGAATACAAGGTTTCTCCCGACGGTAAGTACCTGGCTTTTGCCGAGCGCTTTAAAGTGTTTGTCACGCCTTTGGTGGAGCGCGGTGAAGTAATTGAAATAGGGCCGGGTGCTAAAAACTTACCGGTTCGCCAGTTGTCGGTACGTGCCGGTGAAGGCATCAACTGGCACAAAGGCTCGGATGAAATTTACTGGAGCCTGGGGGCGGATCTGTATCAGGCTGAGCTTGACGGTTTATTTGCCCTGGCTGCTGATGAAGAGCAGGAGAAAGCAGAAGGTGATGATAAAGCGAAAGACGCTGCGGTAACGCCGAAAACCACCTATCTGGGCTTTAAGAAAAAAGCCGATAAGCCTTCCGGCAAAGTGGCTTTTGTCGGCGGTAAGGTGATCACTATGGAAGGTGAACAAATCATCAATAACGGTGTGGTACTGGTGGAAGGCAATACAATCACCGCCGTCGGGCAGCAGGGACAAATTTCTGTGCCGCAAGACGCCAAGGTGATCGATATCAGCGGTAAAACCTTGATGCCGGGTCTGATCGATGCCCATGCCCACGGGCCGCAGGGCAATAATGAGCTGATCCCCGAACAAAACTGGTCGAATTATGCCGAACTGGCGTTGGGGGTAACCAGTATTCATAACCCGTCTTATGATACCAGTGAGTTTTTTGCCGCCAGCGAAATGCAGAAAAGCGGCCAGATAGTGGCGCCGCGCCTGTTTTCTACCGGTACCATTTTATACGGCGCCACCGCCGCCGGTTATACCGCCCATGTTGATAACCTCGACGATGCCAAATTCCATGTTGAGCGCCTGAAAAAAGCCGGAGCCTTTAGCGTTAAGAGTTATAACCAGCCGCGCCGGGATCAAAGGCAGCAATTTGTCCAGGCGGCGCGCGAACTGGAAATGATGGTAGTGCCGGAAGGTGGCTCCTTATTGCAGCATAATTTGACTATGGTGGTCGACGGCCATACTACGCTTGAACATTCCATTCCTACAGCCAACATTTACGATGATGTTAAGCAGCTGTGGTCCCATTCCGAAATGGCCTATACCCCAACTTTAGGGGTTGCTTATGGCGGTATCTGGGGTGAGCACTACTGGTATGAGACCACCGACGTCTGGCGTCATCCGCGCCTGAGCCGGTACGTGCCTGATGAGATCCTCGATGGCCGTTCGATGCGCCGTACCAAGGCGCCTGAACATCATTATAACCATGTCAATGTTGCTACCGTAGCCAAGGACCTGCAGGACTTGGGCATTAAGGTTAATTCCGGCGGTCACGGCCAGCGTGAAGGCCTGGCGATGCACTGGGAAATGTGGATGATGGCGCAGGGGGGCATGACGCCGCTGCAGGCGATTCGCACGGCAACTATTGCACCAGCGGAGTCTTTAGGGCTGGGCAGCCAGTTAGGTTCCCTGAAAGCCGGCAAACTGGCCGATATGATAGTGGTTGACGGTGATATTGCCAAAGATATCCGCCTGAGCGACAAGATCAGTTATACCATGATCAACGGGCGTTTATATGATGCCGAAACCATGAATGAAATAGGCAATTATGATAACGAAAGGGCGAAGTTTTATTTTGAATAA
- a CDS encoding flavin prenyltransferase UbiX yields the protein MSDFTKKITLALTGASGSAYALRLIECLVAANYQIYLLYSSAARVVFDTEVGLKLPGAPEAASEFLTEKFSAKAGQITVFGKEQWFSPVASGSAAPGVMVVCPCSTGTLAAISTGMSDNLIERAADVVIKERGQLILVPRETPFSTIHLQNMLSLSQQGVTIMPAAPGFYHNPQSINDLIDFMVGRILDHLNIEQSIMPRWGYQKS from the coding sequence GTGTCTGACTTTACGAAAAAAATCACCCTGGCGCTCACCGGAGCCTCAGGCTCGGCTTATGCCTTACGCCTGATTGAATGTCTGGTGGCGGCGAATTACCAGATATACCTTTTATACTCCAGTGCCGCCCGGGTGGTGTTCGATACCGAAGTCGGCTTGAAGTTGCCCGGTGCGCCTGAAGCCGCCTCTGAGTTTTTAACAGAAAAGTTTTCAGCCAAAGCAGGACAAATCACGGTTTTTGGTAAAGAGCAATGGTTTTCCCCGGTGGCGTCCGGATCGGCGGCGCCGGGAGTCATGGTGGTATGTCCCTGCTCTACCGGCACTTTGGCCGCGATCAGTACCGGCATGAGCGATAATTTGATCGAGCGGGCGGCGGATGTGGTGATAAAGGAGAGGGGGCAGTTGATCCTGGTGCCCAGGGAAACCCCGTTTTCCACCATACATTTACAAAATATGCTGTCTTTATCCCAGCAAGGGGTGACTATTATGCCGGCGGCGCCGGGGTTTTATCACAACCCGCAATCTATTAATGATTTGATTGATTTTATGGTGGGGCGGATTTTAGATCATCTCAATATTGAGCAAAGCATTATGCCGCGTTGGGGATATCAAAAAAGCTGA
- the mpl gene encoding UDP-N-acetylmuramate:L-alanyl-gamma-D-glutamyl-meso-diaminopimelate ligase, which yields MHLHILGICGTFMGGIAAIAKQLGFRVSGCDANVYPPMSTQLEQLGIELKQGYLPEHLQDEPDLVIVGNAMSRGNPMVEYVLDRNIPYTSGPQWLLDNVLKDRWVLAVSGTHGKTTTSSMLTWILEYAHMSPGYLIGGVPQNFSSSARLGESPFFVIEADEYDTAFFDKRSKFVHYRPRTLVINNMEFDHADIFNNLSDIQRQFHHLIRMVPSNGLILSPQSESAVAETLAMGCWTPTEYSIKDSKHKPGWHAEKLAADGSEFIVRFYDEQGQGEEQGRVKWDLIGDFNIDNALMAIAAARHAGVPAKVAIEALGEFINTKRRLELRGTVNDIRVYDDFAHHPTAIAKTLDGLRAHVGNQRILAVLEPRSNTMKRGIHKDLLASSLIKADEIFILQSEQVLWAANELAFSEQQNYRVATEVDRLVELVAKQARPGDTVLIMSNGGFGGFHDKLLQALA from the coding sequence ATGCATCTTCATATTTTAGGTATTTGCGGCACTTTTATGGGTGGTATCGCCGCCATCGCCAAGCAACTGGGGTTCAGGGTCTCCGGATGCGACGCCAATGTTTATCCGCCCATGAGTACTCAGCTTGAGCAACTGGGCATCGAATTAAAGCAAGGTTATTTACCCGAGCATTTGCAGGATGAACCGGATCTGGTTATCGTCGGCAATGCCATGAGCCGGGGGAATCCCATGGTAGAGTATGTGCTGGACCGTAATATTCCCTATACTTCCGGGCCACAGTGGCTGCTGGACAATGTGTTAAAAGATCGCTGGGTGCTGGCCGTTTCCGGCACCCATGGGAAAACCACCACCAGCAGCATGCTCACCTGGATTTTAGAATACGCCCATATGTCCCCGGGTTACCTGATTGGCGGCGTGCCGCAGAATTTTTCCAGCTCGGCGCGACTGGGGGAATCGCCGTTTTTTGTTATTGAGGCAGACGAGTACGATACCGCCTTCTTTGATAAGCGCTCCAAGTTTGTCCATTACCGGCCGCGCACCTTAGTGATCAACAATATGGAGTTTGATCATGCCGATATCTTTAATAATCTTAGTGATATTCAGCGTCAGTTCCATCATTTGATCCGTATGGTGCCGTCAAACGGTTTGATCCTGTCGCCGCAATCTGAATCGGCGGTTGCAGAAACCCTGGCAATGGGCTGCTGGACACCGACAGAATATAGCATCAAAGACAGTAAACATAAGCCGGGCTGGCATGCGGAAAAATTGGCGGCCGACGGCAGTGAATTTATTGTCCGCTTTTATGACGAGCAAGGGCAGGGGGAAGAGCAAGGCAGGGTCAAATGGGACCTGATCGGTGATTTTAATATCGACAATGCCTTAATGGCGATTGCCGCCGCCCGTCATGCCGGTGTACCCGCCAAGGTTGCGATAGAGGCCCTGGGGGAATTTATCAATACCAAACGCCGGTTAGAGCTTAGGGGTACAGTGAACGATATCCGGGTCTATGACGATTTTGCCCACCATCCCACCGCGATTGCCAAAACCCTGGACGGGCTGCGCGCCCATGTCGGTAACCAGCGGATATTGGCGGTGTTAGAGCCGAGATCGAATACCATGAAGCGGGGCATACATAAAGACCTGCTGGCCTCTTCGCTGATTAAAGCGGATGAAATTTTTATCCTGCAGTCAGAGCAGGTTTTATGGGCGGCGAATGAGCTGGCCTTTAGCGAACAGCAAAACTACCGGGTGGCAACCGAAGTGGATCGCCTGGTGGAGTTGGTGGCTAAGCAGGCCCGGCCGGGTGATACCGTACTGATCATGAGTAACGGCGGCTTTGGCGGCTTTCATGATAAATTACTGCAGGCGTTGGCATGA
- a CDS encoding MOSC N-terminal beta barrel domain-containing protein — MSAASIQEIQVYPIKSSAGISLSSSWIDEFGLSFDRRFVLSEKNGQFITGRTDAKICLIQANITASGLMLTAPGMKPLSISYQDFSQNYRQVTVWKDKISALHCHLEYDLWFSRYLGKSCQLYYFGDDSRRAVKRRDEQLAFADGYPLMMISQASLDDLNRRCPDNFTMASFRPNLIIKNGEAYAEDTWSRIRIGEVEFELPKPCTRCIFTTVDPKTGVKHPKMEPLTTLKSYRQLEKGDVAFGYNLVPLNRGQIAVGDEITVIKRHDAPVFTTGKITTAPTKAATEKSGNFSLVCQKIIQETHDVKSFILIPEQGTAGDIAYQAGQHLPISLIIAGEKVNATYTLSSSPTRGGHLMITVKRVPGGRVSNFLHDEFNIGDSLSAGKPGGKFHLNSADTSKILLLSAGSGITPMLSMLKAMTDQALDNDVVFFHSARSEKDLIAKEEVAALALHHGNCRVSYTLTRSATPQWTDYQGHLNSRMLAKIPDLAQRQVFVCGPETFRENARQLLLSLGLPESAYHFESFGAVKKTGQEKLPEQTGQAEQTGQAEQVTRVKTAKKVNILFDSWDKQIEGNNSESLLDQGEAAGLILPYSCRGGMCGSCKVKLESGEVEQLASDGLSDGEKEQGYILACSCIPASDVVISQG; from the coding sequence GTGTCGGCAGCAAGCATACAGGAAATCCAGGTATACCCGATAAAGTCCAGCGCAGGCATCAGCCTGTCGAGCAGCTGGATCGACGAGTTCGGCCTTTCATTTGACCGCCGTTTCGTCCTGAGCGAGAAAAATGGCCAGTTCATTACCGGCCGTACCGATGCGAAAATTTGCTTGATCCAGGCCAATATCACCGCTTCAGGGCTGATGTTGACCGCTCCCGGCATGAAACCACTAAGCATAAGTTATCAAGATTTTTCCCAAAACTACCGCCAGGTCACCGTCTGGAAAGACAAGATTTCAGCCCTGCATTGTCATCTCGAATATGACCTCTGGTTTAGCCGATATCTGGGAAAGAGCTGCCAGCTTTATTATTTCGGTGACGACTCCAGGCGAGCGGTAAAACGCCGGGACGAGCAACTGGCCTTTGCCGACGGTTATCCCCTGATGATGATTTCCCAGGCGTCCCTGGATGACTTAAACCGGCGCTGCCCGGATAACTTTACCATGGCGAGTTTTCGCCCCAACCTGATCATAAAAAACGGCGAGGCCTATGCCGAAGATACCTGGTCGCGTATCCGCATCGGCGAGGTGGAATTTGAGCTGCCCAAACCTTGCACCCGTTGTATTTTCACCACAGTCGATCCGAAAACCGGCGTTAAACACCCGAAAATGGAGCCGTTAACTACCCTGAAAAGTTATCGCCAGCTGGAAAAGGGCGATGTCGCCTTTGGTTATAATCTGGTGCCCCTTAATCGTGGACAAATAGCGGTCGGGGATGAAATAACTGTGATTAAGCGCCATGATGCCCCGGTTTTTACGACAGGAAAAATCACAACGGCGCCGACAAAAGCCGCAACAGAAAAAAGTGGAAACTTCTCCCTGGTCTGTCAAAAAATCATTCAGGAAACCCATGATGTCAAAAGCTTTATCCTGATCCCGGAGCAAGGCACGGCCGGCGACATTGCTTACCAGGCGGGGCAACATTTGCCGATAAGCCTGATCATAGCCGGAGAAAAGGTCAATGCCACTTATACCTTGTCTTCTTCTCCGACACGAGGCGGCCATTTGATGATCACGGTAAAACGTGTGCCGGGGGGCCGGGTTTCTAATTTCTTACATGATGAATTTAACATAGGCGATAGCCTGAGTGCCGGGAAGCCCGGAGGAAAATTTCATCTCAACAGCGCCGATACCAGCAAGATTTTATTGCTGTCTGCCGGCAGCGGCATTACCCCTATGCTGTCTATGCTCAAAGCCATGACAGATCAGGCGCTGGATAACGATGTGGTATTTTTTCACAGCGCCCGCAGCGAAAAAGATTTGATCGCAAAAGAAGAGGTGGCCGCCCTGGCCCTGCACCACGGGAATTGCCGGGTCAGTTATACCCTGACCCGTTCGGCAACGCCCCAGTGGACGGATTATCAGGGACACCTTAACAGCCGCATGCTGGCGAAAATTCCCGACCTTGCCCAACGTCAGGTCTTTGTTTGCGGCCCCGAGACTTTCCGGGAAAATGCCAGACAACTGCTGTTGTCATTAGGCTTGCCGGAGAGTGCCTACCATTTTGAAAGTTTTGGCGCGGTAAAAAAAACCGGCCAGGAAAAACTGCCAGAGCAAACCGGACAGGCAGAGCAAACCGGGCAGGCAGAACAAGTCACCCGGGTGAAAACGGCCAAAAAGGTCAATATTCTGTTTGATTCCTGGGACAAGCAGATCGAAGGTAACAATAGCGAGTCCTTGCTGGATCAGGGAGAAGCCGCCGGTTTGATCTTGCCCTATTCCTGCCGCGGCGGCATGTGCGGCAGCTGTAAAGTCAAACTGGAAAGCGGCGAAGTGGAACAATTGGCCAGCGACGGTTTATCCGATGGTGAAAAAGAGCAGGGCTATATACTGGCCTGCAGCTGTATCCCTGCTAGTGATGTAGTGATCAGCCAGGGCTAG
- a CDS encoding thiol-disulfide oxidoreductase DCC family protein produces MSALSQYPIVVLYDGVCPTCIKDRQHYQQLAGRKDDAILWLDINQHQQILKQFAISEQAAMTELHLIVNGKRVVKELDAYILLLSHVWWLKPLAWFISVPFIKAPLARYYHYRVNKRLTASGRLK; encoded by the coding sequence ATGTCAGCCTTATCACAATATCCGATCGTGGTCTTGTACGATGGCGTTTGCCCCACCTGCATCAAAGACAGACAACACTACCAGCAGCTGGCGGGGCGCAAGGATGATGCCATTTTATGGCTGGATATCAATCAGCACCAGCAGATATTAAAACAATTTGCCATCAGCGAGCAGGCAGCCATGACGGAATTACATCTGATCGTCAACGGCAAAAGAGTCGTCAAAGAATTAGACGCCTATATCTTGCTGCTCAGCCATGTCTGGTGGTTGAAACCCCTGGCCTGGTTTATCTCAGTTCCCTTTATCAAGGCGCCACTGGCAAGGTATTATCATTACCGGGTAAACAAAAGGTTAACGGCAAGCGGACGACTGAAATGA
- a CDS encoding 5-oxoprolinase subunit PxpA, which produces MKLNCDLGESFGLWQKGDDRAIMPHIDLANIACGFHASDPLTMLKTVRLARKHQVSIGAHPGYPDLLGFGRRSMLYPDDELIAIIHYQIGALQAICQSENTRVSYVKPHGALYNDMMNNPAVFTCVCRAIAQIAPELPLMIQALPDPAPYQQIAGEYGLSLWFEAFADRHYQDNGLLVSRSESHAVIENSEQVVERCRHLKQHGKLLSANDKVLTLQVDTLCVHGDNPAAVDLVRRLSKILA; this is translated from the coding sequence ATGAAATTAAACTGCGATCTCGGGGAAAGCTTCGGCTTATGGCAAAAAGGCGATGACCGGGCGATCATGCCCCATATAGATTTAGCCAATATCGCCTGCGGTTTTCATGCCTCAGATCCCCTGACCATGTTAAAAACCGTGCGACTCGCGCGAAAACACCAGGTTAGCATAGGCGCCCATCCCGGTTATCCCGATTTACTCGGCTTTGGCCGGCGTTCCATGCTTTATCCAGACGATGAATTAATAGCAATCATCCACTACCAGATCGGGGCATTACAGGCCATCTGCCAAAGTGAAAATACCCGGGTGAGTTATGTCAAACCCCATGGCGCCCTGTACAACGATATGATGAATAACCCGGCGGTCTTTACCTGTGTCTGCCGGGCCATAGCACAAATCGCCCCTGAGCTGCCCTTGATGATACAAGCTTTGCCCGATCCGGCCCCTTACCAGCAAATTGCCGGGGAATATGGACTCTCTTTGTGGTTTGAAGCTTTTGCCGATCGCCATTATCAGGATAACGGCCTGCTGGTATCCCGCAGTGAGAGTCATGCCGTTATTGAGAACAGCGAGCAGGTAGTTGAGCGTTGCCGCCACTTAAAACAACACGGAAAATTACTGAGCGCAAACGACAAAGTGCTGACTTTACAGGTGGATACTTTATGTGTACACGGTGATAACCCGGCAGCGGTCGACCTGGTGCGCCGGTTAAGTAAAATCCTCGCATGA